A portion of the Candidatus Taylorbacteria bacterium genome contains these proteins:
- a CDS encoding DNA-3-methyladenine glycosylase, whose amino-acid sequence MKKVLPQSFFTRLVAKVAPELLGKYLVRRIEGKEVAYKITETEMYDGEGDLACHASRGKTSRTEVMYEKGGVFYVYFTYGMHYMLNVVTGDKGYPSAVLIRGVEGKNGPGRITKFLQIDKSLNGKSAARKSGLWFEDRGVKVVKKNIKKTPRIGVDYAGPVWSKKLWRFALVDRTPLDMGRKKPERARARSELRRELSLRQNH is encoded by the coding sequence ATGAAAAAGGTGTTACCCCAATCATTCTTCACGAGGCTGGTGGCGAAGGTTGCTCCGGAACTCTTGGGCAAATATCTTGTCCGTAGAATCGAAGGAAAGGAGGTTGCCTACAAAATCACGGAAACCGAAATGTATGATGGAGAAGGTGATTTGGCTTGCCATGCTTCGAGGGGAAAAACTTCTCGGACAGAAGTCATGTACGAGAAAGGCGGGGTCTTTTATGTGTATTTTACCTACGGAATGCACTACATGTTGAACGTCGTGACGGGTGACAAGGGTTATCCGTCAGCAGTTTTGATTCGGGGGGTTGAAGGGAAAAATGGGCCTGGAAGAATTACAAAATTCTTGCAAATCGACAAAAGTTTGAACGGAAAAAGCGCGGCTAGAAAATCGGGACTGTGGTTCGAGGACAGGGGAGTGAAAGTGGTGAAAAAAAATATTAAAAAAACTCCTCGAATAGGAGTGGACTATGCAGGTCCCGTGTGGTCAAAAAAACTTTGGAGATTTGCGCTCGTTGACAGGACTCCCCTTGACATGGGTAGAAAAAAGCCCGAGCGAGCTCGGGCGCGAAGTGAGTTGAGACGCGAATTATCGTTGCGACAAAATCATTGA
- a CDS encoding GatB/YqeY domain-containing protein, whose amino-acid sequence MSLQSQIKNEIKEAMLAKDADRLGVVRGLTAAFVNELVAKGRKPQEELSDEDALAVIRRAVKQRKDSIEQFKAGGRNDLVKSETKELVILETYLPQMMSKSDILKIAKEKKSTMGITEKSKMGQFMGVLMKELKGKADGGDVKEVVEKLFS is encoded by the coding sequence ATGTCCCTCCAATCCCAAATAAAAAACGAAATTAAAGAAGCGATGCTTGCAAAAGATGCCGACAGGCTCGGGGTTGTTCGGGGTCTGACTGCCGCGTTTGTAAACGAGCTAGTGGCAAAGGGCAGAAAACCGCAAGAGGAACTTTCCGACGAAGATGCCCTCGCTGTCATCCGGCGAGCGGTCAAACAAAGGAAAGATTCAATCGAACAGTTCAAAGCGGGGGGAAGAAACGACCTTGTCAAATCCGAAACAAAAGAACTCGTAATTTTAGAAACATATCTGCCCCAGATGATGAGCAAGAGCGACATCCTCAAAATTGCAAAAGAAAAAAAATCGACAATGGGCATCACTGAAAAATCAAAAATGGGACAGTTCATGGGAGTACTGATGAAGGAGCTCAAAGGTAAAGCTGACGGTGGAGATGTGAAGGAAGTAGTAGAAAAATTATTTAGTTAA